In the genome of Acidobacteriota bacterium, the window GCAACATGTACGACAAGCTTGGCCCACTGTTGCCGCCACCGGCTGCGTCCCCCATCGATACCGCCAACGGGTTCGGCTATTCCCACGACGGTGCGTTCCCGGACATGTTCCGCTTCTTCTCGTCCAACGTCTTTACGCTGTCCGCGACGGACCAGGCCCAGGAAGTTCGTGACATCGTCAGCTTCATGTTCCATTTCCCGACGTCCATCAAACCGTCGGTGGGCGTTCAGGTGACCGTCCCGGCCGGAACGCCGCCTACCGGATCGGCGGCCGACGAGCTGACGTTGACGACGCTGCTGTCGCTTGGAGATCTGGCCAACGTCGGGCGTCATTGCGAACTGTATGCGACGACCGTGGTTGGTGGTGTTTCGCGGAGTTACCACCTGAACAACTCGCAGTGGGTCCCTGACGCGATGGCCGATCCACCGTTGTCATCCCAATCGCTGCGAGAGGGCGCCGGCGGACCGATCACCTTTACCTGCGCCACGCTTGGCGCGGGAACCCGCCTTGGTGGCGACCGTGACCAGGACGCGGTTCTGAATCTCGACGATTGTGCCGGCGACGATGGGGGCGCCTGGGCGGTCCCGACGGCGACGGTGGATCTCGTCGTCGTCGATCCGTTTGCGACGACCCTCACCTGGACCGACCAGGCCCCGTCGGTCGGCGACGGCATTGTCTACGACGTTCTGGGCGGAGACCTCTCGACATTGACGACGACGGGCGTCGCCGGTTCGACATGCGTCGAGTCCGGCCTTCCGGCGGCGATGCACCTAGACCCCCGACCGAACCCGTCGGTCGGGGATGGCTATTTCTATCTCATCCGAGGCCGCAACCGCTGCGGCCAGCCGCCGGCGATCGTGAGTCGAGAAGCTCTCGACGCACTCGACTGCAGCTGATCATCACGGCGCGCAGACCAGAATCCGTTCCACACCGTCGGAATCCAGGCCCCAGCTACCGGGGTTCGGAATGACGGATCGCACCAGATAGTTGAACACCGTCCCGGAAGCCGGAACGTCCGTATCCGTGAAGCTATTGGAGAACGAACTGAACGGCGTGCAACCGGTCGAGAAATCGGCGTGAGTTGATCGTTGGATCTGGTAACGGGCGGCGTTTGCCTGGGCGGACCATGACAGGAGCGTCGGATCTCCACCGGGATCCAGGAAACCGGTGACGCCGTCGATCTCGTCGGTGTCTCCAGAACAATCGTTGTCGATGCCGTCGTTCGACTCGAACTGATCAGGATTGGTGCCGGCGTCGGCGTCGTTACAGTCGCAGACGGTGCCCCAACCATCGCTGTCAAGATCCATCTGATCGGGATTTGAAACGAGTTCACAGTTGTCGTCGGTACTACAGATCAAATCCATGTCCGGGTCGGAATTGTCGGGATTGAGGGGGCAGAAGTCACAGCTGTCGCCTACCTCATCACTGTCCGCATTCCACTGGTCGGCGTTGGCAACGCTCGGGCAGTTGTCACAGGCGTCGGGACGACCGTCGGAATCGGCGTCGTTGCCGCCTAGCGGCGGGAGGCCACTGTTATCGCTGCTATCGACGATGACTGTGGGCGGCGTCGTCACCAGCTCCGTGATCTCGACGTCATCGACCCACCAGCCGTCGTCTCCGGGTACCGGGTTCAAGCCGGGAAAGATTTCCTCCCAGGTCTCCGCGAGGGCGACATTCCCCTCCAGCGTGCTGGCCAGGTAGCGGACTCGAATGGATCTCCCACGATAACGACTGAGGTCGACGCGAGATTCGACCCATGTCCCGATCCCCCACAGACCCTGGAGTCCCGGTCCGTCGGCCAGCCCCAGGTTGGCCGGATCGTAGGTGTTCTGGGTGTCTCCCATGTTGGCGAAGATGAACTCGGGGTAGCAGGTCGACGAACGACCGTAACGCCGGTCCGGATGGGTCGGCGCAAAATAGTCATCCTCCGTACTCCCATCATCGATCGGGTCAAAACCGCAATTAGAGATGTGAGGGTGGTTCTGCTGGTCGTAGGGGTTCCGGTAGGGATCGACCTTGAACCAGGGTCCTGCAGGGTCGCCCTGATCGTCGGCCACCTGGATCATCACGACTCCAGCGTCATAGGTCCGGCGGTAGGGGAGCGCAAAGGCCCGGCTGTCGGCGAAACTCGACTGATGCTTGAAGATCAAGGTGGGTTCTACCGCATCGGCGGCGATATGCACCGGCTGACTCATGCGTGCCGCCTCGAGGGAGGCCAGCGGGGTCGTCCAGTTCAGCGGGGGTCCCAGATCGATGCCGTAAAAGAGCGAGTGGAATCCGCTGAAGCCCCGCCCCCCGGCCGGTGAAAAGGCCGGTCCACTGAGACCCCAGATCTCGCCGTCCACGAATTCGGGAGTCGGACCCATATGACAATTGGCGTTGCTGGGGCCACTGTTGGAGTTGGGCGCCGCAGGGTCGTTGTACTGACAGCGGTAACCATCCGAATCGGCCAGAGTGCCGTGACCGGCGTCGATGTTGTCCACCTCGAACGACCCCATGCCGTCCTCGAAGCTCTCGAAGTAGGACGTGCTCCCCGAACCCCCGCTGACGTTCAGGTCAAGATCGAGACGCAGTTTCGGCGAGTACACCGCCACGGGTCCCTGATTGGAATCGGCCGTGACCTTGAACTCCACCGATAGGTCGTCAAACGGTCCAAGACCGAGAGTCGCACGATCCACATCGGCAACGGTAAAGACCGCGCCGGCCGTCGTCTGGACCACCGCGCCGCTGGGAAGGTTTCCGACCAAGATGGTGTTGGTGGTCAGGCAGCCAAGTTCCGACTGCAGTTCGTAGAGACGGAGCGTCACGTTGGTCAGGGACTGACCGCTGGTGTTCTCGACCGTCACGTTCACGGATACCGTCTCGAGGGTGTCGGCAAACCCATCGTTGTCGCCGTTGTCCGTCAGCGAGACGGAGCGGACGGCGATGCCTCCCGCCAGCAGCGGCGAGGCGCACAGAATGATCAGAATCGACAACTCGACGACCCGTCGAGCCCGTTTCCAGGTTGTCTTCATGCTTCCCCCCTCTTGGCCCCGTGTGCGCGAGACGGCCGGGGGCCCGAATGTGCTACCCATCATCTAAGCCGAAATGGGTCGAGAAGTTAGTAAGATTTTGCGTTTGTTGCGGATAGCGGGTTCGCGCCCCATTGATCTTTTCATCTCCCGGTATTAATATTTTGACATGTCAAAAACTATCCAAGCCGTACTCACGATTGCAGTTGTCGCGTTGGTCACCGGTTGTGCCAGCGACCCCACGGACCGGGCAGCCGGTGACGGACCGCTCAAGATCGTCGCCACCACCGGCATGATCGGGGACGCCGCGGCGATCGTCGGCGGTGATGCGGTGAACGTCGAGACCTTGATGGGGCCGGGTGTCGACCCCCATCTGTTCAAGGCCAGCGAAGGCGATGTGCAGAGGCTCGGCGACGCAGACCTGATCCTCTACAATGGTCTTCATCTGGAAGGCAAGATGACCGACATCCTGGTCAAGCTGGCCTCGCGTCGACCGATCGTCGCCGTCGGTGGCGAACTACCCGAGGAACGACTCCGCGAACCTCCGGAGTTTCTTGGTCAGTACGACCCCCACATCTGGTTCGATGTCGAGCTCTGGAGTCGGACCCTGACGTTCATCGCAGAGGCCCTCGTAGAGCTTCGACCCGAACACGCGGAGACGTTTCGCGCCAACGCCGAGAGCTATCGCCAGGCACTTCTGGAATTGGATAGCTGGGCCAAGGATCGGATCGAATCCATTCCGGAGTCTCGCCGAATCCTCGTAACCGCCCACGATGCGTTCGGCTATTTCGGCGAGCGCTACGGCGTTCGTGTTGTCGGTCTTCAGGGACTCTCGACTCTGGCCGAAGCCGGACTGAAGGATATGGAACGGGTGGTGGATATCGTCGTCGATAGTGGCATCGATGCGATCTTCGTGGAGACCAGCGTCCCCCGGCGGGCCATCGAGGCGGTGCAGGCTGCCTGTCGCGCCCGAGGTGCCGATGTGGAGATCGGCGGGGAACTCTTCTCCGACGCCATGGGTGCCGAAGGGTCCCCCGAGGGAACCTACATCGGCATGGTTCGACACAACGTCAACACAATCGTCGAGGCTCTCCAATGACCCCACTCCCAGAACACGCCTCCCCCGCCGTCGAAGTCCATGACCTGACCGTGGCATATGGCACCCAGCCGGTCCTGTGGGACATCGACGTCACGCTTCCCGAGGGTCGTCTGATCGCCATCGTCGGACCCAACGGCGCGGGGAAATCGACGCTGCTCAAGGCGGTGCTGGGACTCCTGAAGCCCATCACCGGGTGGGTAAAGATCTTCGGTGAATCGGCCGGGACCCGTCGCAGCTGGGTCGGCTACGTGCCCCAACGAGAGTCCGTCGATTGGGACTTTCCGACAAGCGCGCTCGACGTCGTCCTGATGGGGCGTTACGGCCAACTCGGCTGGTTTCGTCGACCCAATCGGTTGCATCGAGACGCGGCACTCCAATGCCTGGATCAGGTTGGGATTCGCGAACTCGCGGACCGCCAGATAAGCCAACTCTCCGGTGGACAACAGCAGCGCGTGTTCCTCGCGAGAGCGTTGGCACAAGATGCGCGCCTCTACCTGATGGATGAACCGTTTGCAGGCGTCGACGCG includes:
- a CDS encoding MopE-related protein; its protein translation is MKTTWKRARRVVELSILIILCASPLLAGGIAVRSVSLTDNGDNDGFADTLETVSVNVTVENTSGQSLTNVTLRLYELQSELGCLTTNTILVGNLPSGAVVQTTAGAVFTVADVDRATLGLGPFDDLSVEFKVTADSNQGPVAVYSPKLRLDLDLNVSGGSGSTSYFESFEDGMGSFEVDNIDAGHGTLADSDGYRCQYNDPAAPNSNSGPSNANCHMGPTPEFVDGEIWGLSGPAFSPAGGRGFSGFHSLFYGIDLGPPLNWTTPLASLEAARMSQPVHIAADAVEPTLIFKHQSSFADSRAFALPYRRTYDAGVVMIQVADDQGDPAGPWFKVDPYRNPYDQQNHPHISNCGFDPIDDGSTEDDYFAPTHPDRRYGRSSTCYPEFIFANMGDTQNTYDPANLGLADGPGLQGLWGIGTWVESRVDLSRYRGRSIRVRYLASTLEGNVALAETWEEIFPGLNPVPGDDGWWVDDVEITELVTTPPTVIVDSSDNSGLPPLGGNDADSDGRPDACDNCPSVANADQWNADSDEVGDSCDFCPLNPDNSDPDMDLICSTDDNCELVSNPDQMDLDSDGWGTVCDCNDADAGTNPDQFESNDGIDNDCSGDTDEIDGVTGFLDPGGDPTLLSWSAQANAARYQIQRSTHADFSTGCTPFSSFSNSFTDTDVPASGTVFNYLVRSVIPNPGSWGLDSDGVERILVCAP
- a CDS encoding zinc ABC transporter substrate-binding protein, whose translation is MSKTIQAVLTIAVVALVTGCASDPTDRAAGDGPLKIVATTGMIGDAAAIVGGDAVNVETLMGPGVDPHLFKASEGDVQRLGDADLILYNGLHLEGKMTDILVKLASRRPIVAVGGELPEERLREPPEFLGQYDPHIWFDVELWSRTLTFIAEALVELRPEHAETFRANAESYRQALLELDSWAKDRIESIPESRRILVTAHDAFGYFGERYGVRVVGLQGLSTLAEAGLKDMERVVDIVVDSGIDAIFVETSVPRRAIEAVQAACRARGADVEIGGELFSDAMGAEGSPEGTYIGMVRHNVNTIVEALQ
- a CDS encoding metal ABC transporter ATP-binding protein encodes the protein MTPLPEHASPAVEVHDLTVAYGTQPVLWDIDVTLPEGRLIAIVGPNGAGKSTLLKAVLGLLKPITGWVKIFGESAGTRRSWVGYVPQRESVDWDFPTSALDVVLMGRYGQLGWFRRPNRLHRDAALQCLDQVGIRELADRQISQLSGGQQQRVFLARALAQDARLYLMDEPFAGVDATTERAILELLHELRAEGRTVVAVHHDLQTVAEYFDHVVLLNMRLVASGPVDTTFTTENLQRTYGGRLTVLTQATEALMRRSSAGPTLREHSGKD